The nucleotide sequence TTCTTGAAGttccaggaaaaaaaaaaaaagttatggtTTACTAATGCATAGAGCTTTACGCTCCTTTTGTGATCTTTTTTGTTGCACAGGATGGGAGAATATGGAAAGAGAGAGTGTCGGCGTCCATGAGGAGACGAGGCGACTTGGACATTGCTCAAGATGGAACTGATGTAGTAGAATCTGTTGGAACCAGCTCATGTGGCCCCACAGAACCTGATGGCTTTATGACAAAACCATCGGTAACTAGCCAATGCAATCCCAAGCGTCGATTCTTGCCTTCGCTCAGTGCACCGGAACGTCACATGCTTAATCTACTAGAAGAATGCAAAGCATCCGGTACTATCTAAGAACCAATGCTGGTCTGGTCTACGCTCTTTTTTATTCTGTGTAAGAACAAAAACCAAATCATATTGAATGTTAACACTGTATCTTGCGTCACAAGCTACACAAGTTTCCTTCATTTCCAAGTTACCTTACCTGTGTTAAAGAAGATTAAAAGTGGtctctctttttccttcacttAGTTAGAGATATTGTGTTTGTATCCTGTCTCTGTTCTGCTCCCACCATGTCTTAGCATGCACTTCCCCAAACCGTTCCCGACTGCAAACAACCGGTTTAGTTTGGTTAACGTTTAGGGTTAAAAAGGAACCGGTTCTCTAGTCTAGTGAGT is from Brassica napus cultivar Da-Ae chromosome A4, Da-Ae, whole genome shotgun sequence and encodes:
- the LOC106364508 gene encoding uncharacterized protein LOC106364508 produces the protein MVGIFSRFSAGKSGHRRTQSAIDMREALPSSTTELVGSTHGIEVATEFKPVEHPIEPLDIDQPIQCPVPEPSILNDGRIWKERVSASMRRRGDLDIAQDGTDVVESVGTSSCGPTEPDGFMTKPSVTSQCNPKRRFLPSLSAPERHMLNLLEECKASGTI